Proteins encoded in a region of the Leptolyngbya sp. 'hensonii' genome:
- a CDS encoding transposase, whose product GLFLFWLPPYCSEMNRIEEQWHQLKTHEIAGRMFEHEVDLADAIIEGMQARSSRGNYSLERFIFNSS is encoded by the coding sequence GGATTGTTCCTCTTCTGGTTGCCACCCTACTGTTCTGAGATGAATCGGATCGAGGAGCAGTGGCATCAACTCAAAACCCATGAAATTGCTGGGCGGATGTTTGAGCATGAAGTTGATTTAGCCGATGCGATCATCGAGGGAATGCAAGCTCGTAGTAGTAGGGGCAATTACTCCCTGGAACGTTTTATATTTAATTCCTCCTGA
- the pgeF gene encoding peptidoglycan editing factor PgeF — protein MNESQTWRWKTWNNLPYLTCSLLDPWPHGFFTQQFRPRSPQELTSILHDTTEVYRMKQVHGNTVLSATEVGAAVTEFTAELELPQADGLMTEQSAQAVWVCTADCSPVLIADPGTGQVAAIHAGWRGTATRIVPTAIARLQEQGSQLSDLKVAIGPAIAGEVYQVAEAVAVEVGETIAPKDVLSDAGALLEALQNLPQPPILPDPEPGRVRLDVRRVITLQLLQLGIGPEQVEIAPHCTYQQPEYFFSYRRTGEKQVQWSGIVSQ, from the coding sequence TTGAACGAATCACAAACCTGGCGTTGGAAAACCTGGAACAACCTCCCTTATCTGACTTGCAGCCTGCTAGATCCCTGGCCCCATGGCTTCTTCACGCAGCAATTTCGACCTCGATCGCCCCAAGAGCTCACTTCCATCCTGCATGACACCACCGAAGTCTACCGAATGAAACAGGTCCACGGTAATACGGTTCTCTCGGCAACGGAAGTTGGAGCAGCCGTGACCGAATTCACCGCAGAATTGGAATTGCCCCAGGCTGATGGTCTGATGACAGAACAATCAGCCCAAGCCGTCTGGGTTTGCACAGCAGATTGCAGCCCGGTGCTGATTGCTGATCCTGGTACCGGCCAAGTGGCTGCGATCCATGCCGGATGGCGAGGTACAGCCACCAGAATTGTTCCCACGGCGATCGCCCGCTTACAGGAGCAGGGCAGCCAATTATCTGACTTAAAGGTGGCGATCGGACCTGCAATCGCAGGAGAGGTGTATCAGGTGGCCGAGGCCGTTGCCGTTGAAGTCGGAGAGACCATCGCTCCCAAGGATGTTCTATCAGATGCTGGTGCACTTCTGGAAGCCCTGCAGAATCTGCCTCAACCGCCTATTCTTCCCGATCCTGAGCCAGGTCGGGTGCGGTTGGATGTGCGCCGGGTGATTACCCTGCAACTGCTCCAATTGGGGATCGGGCCAGAGCAGGTCGAGATCGCGCCCCACTGTACCTATCAGCAACCAGAGTACTTCTTCTCCTACCGTCGTACTGGGGAAAAACAGGTGCAGTGGTCGGGGATCGTCAGCCAATAG
- a CDS encoding ATP-binding protein, with amino-acid sequence MEQAFTGTDHNGLVVLSVIIAILSTTVTLSLARRRTDAGKQARLQQQILEASEEWFHLLIRDMQVGVLLLNANSEVMVANQAAYHLLNLSTDPLTGQVFGQGWSLLQEDGTPFPVEELPVQQAIVQRLPIRNVVIGVRRPQDQSKLWLQLNADPQFLPDGRVERVVCTCSDITESKRSEVTLQQMAERERTISRVIQQMRQTLSLEDIFTATTQELRYFLNCDRVVIYKFEPDWSGEFAAESVAAGWVSLIQNFNVQPEVAEPIKDTVQHDRCIVKTWQSPTSIVEDTYLKETQGGGYSRQRSHIAVSDIYQAGYGDCYINLLEKFQARAYLTVPVCCGDQLWGLLAAYYNSGPYLWQETEIRMVSQIANQLGVAIQQTELLVQTQRQAAELQIAKEAADQANRAKSEFLANMSHELRTPLNAILGFTQLLHRAKSVKPEHQAYLDIIGRSGEHLLSLINNILEMSKIEAGRIVLQETDFDLQGVLKSLESMMQLKAQAKGLRIVFESDPEVPRYIHGDEGKLRQVLINLLGNAIKFTDEGKVTLRVSWVKPAAINPVAVTGDREPMTLQIEVEDTGCGISQEEFDRLFQTFGQTESGIRSGEGTGLGLAISRKFVRMMGGDIQVSSMLGQGTRFSFTIAVKPLKSNQIGSRSPRRERVIGLVPGQPTCRILVVEDSPTNRLLLMSLLREVGFEVQEAENGQEALTLWKSWRPHLIWMDMRMPVMDGYQATQQIKALSEGRSTIVIALTASAFEEQRQAILASGCDDFVRKPFQAEEILMKIEDYLGVQYLYEEEQEDRKLTPLGPDSLLTTSLKLMPPVWLEQLNLAAAQGNDTVILKLIQQIPSPQTELIRGLTELSNNFQFSRILELVQPLLNPSDQEAN; translated from the coding sequence ATGGAACAAGCTTTTACAGGTACTGATCACAATGGATTAGTCGTCCTCTCCGTGATAATTGCGATCCTGTCTACCACCGTTACCCTCAGTCTGGCCCGGCGGCGAACCGATGCGGGAAAGCAGGCTCGGCTGCAACAACAGATTCTGGAAGCCAGTGAGGAATGGTTTCATCTGCTGATTCGGGATATGCAGGTGGGTGTGCTGTTGCTAAATGCGAACTCTGAAGTGATGGTCGCGAATCAGGCTGCTTACCATCTTCTAAATCTATCGACAGATCCTTTAACCGGGCAAGTCTTTGGCCAGGGTTGGTCTCTTCTGCAGGAGGATGGGACTCCTTTTCCAGTAGAGGAATTGCCGGTACAGCAAGCAATTGTCCAGCGGCTGCCGATTCGGAACGTTGTGATCGGAGTGCGGCGTCCCCAAGACCAGAGCAAACTGTGGTTACAGCTTAATGCTGACCCCCAATTCCTTCCAGACGGTAGAGTTGAGCGGGTGGTTTGTACCTGCAGCGACATTACTGAAAGTAAGCGATCGGAAGTGACGCTGCAACAGATGGCCGAGCGGGAGAGAACCATTTCCAGGGTGATCCAGCAAATGCGCCAGACCCTCAGTCTGGAAGATATTTTTACGGCAACTACGCAGGAATTGCGCTATTTTCTGAATTGTGATCGGGTGGTGATTTACAAATTTGAGCCAGACTGGAGTGGTGAGTTTGCGGCGGAATCGGTGGCTGCTGGTTGGGTTTCCCTGATTCAGAACTTTAATGTCCAACCTGAGGTAGCCGAGCCAATTAAAGACACGGTGCAGCACGATCGGTGCATTGTCAAAACCTGGCAAAGTCCCACCAGTATTGTGGAGGACACCTATCTGAAGGAAACTCAGGGAGGGGGATATAGTCGGCAACGCAGCCATATTGCAGTGTCGGATATTTACCAAGCTGGCTATGGTGACTGTTATATTAACTTGCTGGAAAAGTTTCAGGCCCGAGCTTATCTGACGGTACCAGTTTGTTGCGGTGATCAACTCTGGGGGCTGCTGGCTGCTTACTACAACTCCGGTCCCTACCTCTGGCAAGAAACGGAAATCCGTATGGTCAGCCAGATTGCCAATCAATTGGGGGTGGCTATACAACAGACGGAATTGCTGGTCCAAACCCAACGGCAGGCAGCCGAACTCCAGATTGCCAAGGAAGCCGCAGATCAGGCCAATCGGGCTAAGAGTGAATTTTTGGCCAATATGAGCCACGAGCTGCGCACCCCACTGAATGCCATCCTGGGTTTTACCCAACTTCTCCATCGGGCTAAATCTGTGAAACCTGAGCATCAAGCCTATCTGGATATCATTGGCCGCAGTGGGGAACACCTGCTCTCGCTGATCAACAATATTCTGGAGATGTCGAAGATTGAGGCAGGTCGAATTGTCCTGCAGGAAACGGATTTTGACTTACAAGGCGTTCTCAAAAGTCTGGAATCAATGATGCAGCTTAAGGCTCAGGCTAAAGGACTGAGAATAGTCTTCGAGTCCGATCCAGAGGTACCCCGTTACATCCATGGCGATGAAGGAAAACTACGCCAGGTTCTGATTAATCTGCTGGGCAATGCGATTAAGTTTACAGATGAAGGCAAGGTAACATTGCGAGTCTCATGGGTCAAGCCTGCGGCAATCAATCCCGTTGCAGTGACCGGTGACAGAGAACCCATGACCCTCCAGATTGAAGTAGAAGACACTGGCTGTGGAATTTCCCAGGAAGAGTTTGATCGCCTGTTTCAGACATTTGGGCAAACTGAGTCGGGGATTCGTTCAGGTGAAGGTACTGGTTTGGGATTGGCGATCAGCCGCAAATTTGTCCGCATGATGGGAGGAGATATTCAGGTCAGCAGCATGCTGGGTCAGGGAACCCGTTTTAGTTTCACGATCGCCGTTAAGCCGCTGAAGAGCAATCAGATTGGGTCACGCTCCCCTCGCCGAGAGCGGGTGATTGGATTAGTTCCTGGCCAACCCACCTGCCGCATTTTGGTGGTAGAAGACAGTCCCACTAATCGTCTGCTGTTGATGAGTCTATTACGGGAAGTCGGGTTTGAAGTTCAGGAGGCTGAAAATGGACAGGAAGCTCTCACCCTCTGGAAAAGCTGGCGGCCTCATTTGATCTGGATGGACATGCGTATGCCCGTCATGGATGGCTATCAGGCTACCCAACAGATCAAGGCTCTCTCGGAAGGGCGATCGACGATCGTGATTGCCCTGACTGCTAGCGCCTTTGAAGAACAGCGACAGGCGATTCTGGCTAGTGGTTGTGATGACTTTGTCCGCAAGCCTTTCCAGGCAGAGGAAATCCTGATGAAAATAGAGGATTATCTGGGGGTGCAATATCTTTATGAAGAGGAGCAGGAAGATAGGAAGCTGACCCCCCTGGGTCCTGATAGCCTTCTGACCACGTCGTTAAAATTGATGCCACCCGTGTGGCTGGAGCAGCTCAACTTGGCTGCTGCTCAGGGGAATGACACTGTGATTCTGAAACTCATTCAGCAGATTCCATCCCCGCAGACAGAACTCATCAGGGGCTTAACAGAACTGTCCAATAACTTTCAATTCAGTCGCATCTTGGAATTGGTCCAACCCCTTCTCAACCCCAGCGACCAGGAGGCAAACTAG